Proteins found in one Sphaeramia orbicularis chromosome 8, fSphaOr1.1, whole genome shotgun sequence genomic segment:
- the LOC115424328 gene encoding oxysterol-binding protein-related protein 6-like isoform X1, whose product MDPQVCPPPLSSSQSVLSVYDKSPASGFKPGHSRSSSTGSSKHSKQSRHWEVIDDLQHLDLSSLPGSSLDLSIPGICEGYLMKRRKYPLKGWHKRYFLLEKGILKYSKTQQDIQRGKLHGSLDVSLAVMSINKKSKRIDLDAGDNLYHLKAKSHDIFYIWLTKLCAHRVFRKNEAMSVHRGVLHALSLGQSTLPSMTSYAQTNRSIPPHYASSASVYQTETASPAPAAASNLGVNSKVSAWLRQTDDIDATSNEIARCQVELTELAQLIQRLHWLEGGLPITDTDLEMRISMQNLSLEKPKKKSVFGHSRTLSRVEAMGGMFTSSHLSATPSLGGSVSSIPAYVYSQLSNPQVTSPEAKKLHQEICTVSQRVHTSLKSIHDVLTLERERLRQAWTAPDLRQNTTQQLATLCSTLSERTPSLSRHHHRAPSVADSMAEYFDASEVIVCESSSEAEASDESGLSDITTTSNSEPEEGHATATLNYRTSLSSAPNTTNPVTPETGRRTSLPAPGTDNSHIGIMTILYNNIGKDLSRVSMPVALNEPLCLLQRVSEELEYSELLDIANCTDDPYERMVYVAAFSISGYAWASWRYRYKPFNPVLGETYESHREDRGFHYISEQVSHHPPVSACHAESENFTFWQDQRWKNKFWGKSVEIISSGLVNVTLPKYGDHYEWNKAVTCIHNVLSQQRWLEHYGEVVIRNTESDVCTCKITFVKSRYWSSDNTKNEVQGVVLDRAGEVVHRFGGLWHEGIFCDTLPTPKCIWKPNVQPEDHFQFYGFSRYARELNELTPQLRAVLPPTDTRFRPDQRLLEEGKVAEADLKKDEVEEKQRERRKEMAKRGEEHVPRFFSKSVDAAGREVWLYNGTYWKLRKDPSFAATENLDLW is encoded by the exons atggacccaCAAGTGTGCCCGCCCCCACTGAGCAGCAGCCAATCAGTGCTCAGCGTCTATGACAAATCCCCAGCAAGTGGCTTCAAACCTGGACACTCACGAAGCAGCAGCACCGGTTCATCCAAACACTCCAAACAA TCTCGTCACTGGGAGGTGATTGATGACCTGCAGCATCTGGATCTGAGTTCACTTCCTGGCTCCTCCCTGGACCTCAGCATCCCTGGGATCTGTGAGGGCTACTTAATGAAGAGGAGGAAGTACCCGCTCAAAGGCTGGCACAAG AGATACTTTCTGCTGGAGAAGGGAATTCTGAAGTACTCAAAGACACAGCAAGAT ATTCAAAGAGGAAAGCTTCATGGCTCTCTGGACGTCAGCCTGGCTGTTATGTCCATCAACAAGAAGTCCAAGCGCATAGACCTGGACGCTGGGGATAACCTCTACCACCTGAAG GCAAAGAGCCATGATATCTTCTACATCTGGTTGACCAAGCTGTGTGCCCATCGTGTTTTCAGGAAAAATGAGGCAATGAGTGTCCATCGTGGTGTCCTTCATGCTCTGTCCTTGGGCCAGAGCACACTGCCAAGCATGACTAGTTACGCACAAACCAACAGATCCATT CCCCCCCACTATGCCAGCTCGGCGTCTGTATACCAAACAGAGACAGCGAGCCCCGCCCCAGCCGCCGCCTCCAACTTGGGGGTGAACAGCAAAGTGTCAGCCTGGCTCCGGCAGACCGATGACATCGACGCAACTTCAAATG AGATAGCCCGTTGTCAGGTGGAGCTGACTGAACTGGCCCAGCTCATCCAGCGCCTCCATTGGCTGGAGGGAGGCCTGCCCATCACCGACACAGATCTGGAGATGCGAATCAGCATGCAG AATCTGTCCCTGGAAAAACCAAAGAAGAAGTCAGTGTTTGGTCATTCCAGGACTCTGTCCCGTGTTGAAGCGATGGGTGGAATG TTCACCTCCAGTCACCTGAGTGCCACTCCCAGTCTGGGGGGGTCCGTTTCATCTATCCCAGCGTACGTCTATTCTCAGCTGTCCAACCCTCAGGTCACCTCACCGGAGGCAAAGAAGCTTCACCAGGAGATCTGCACTGTGTCCCAGAGGG TCCACACGTCTCTAAAGTCCATTCATGACGTGCTGACACTGGAAAGGGAGCGCCTTCGCCAGGCGTGGACGGCCCCTGACCTGAGGCAGAACACCACCCAGCAGCTGGCCACGCTGTGCAGCACCTTATCTGag AGGACACCATCTCTGAGCCGCCACCATCACCGTGCACCTTCAGTGGCCGACTCCATGGCGGAATATTTTGACGCTAGCGAGGTGATTGTATGTGAGAGTTCTTCAGAGGCTGAGGCGTCAGACGAGTCCGGCCTGAGTGACATCACAACCACCAGCAACTCTGAGCCTGAAGAAGGCCATG CCACAGCCACTCTGAACTACAGAACCAGTCTGAGCAGTGCTCCGAACACAACCAACCCAGTGACACCTGAGACTG GTCGCCGTACATCGCTCCCTGCTCCTGGAACAGACAACAGCCACATCGGCATCATGACCATCCTGTACAACAACATTGGAAAGGACCTGTCCAGAGTGTCCATGCCGGTGGCGCTCAATGAACCGCTGTGTTTACTGCAGAGAGTCAGTGAAGAGCTGGAGTACTCTGAGCTCCTGGACATCGCCAACTGCACTGATGACCCATATGAAAGAATG GTATATGTGGCTGCCTTTTCCATCTCTGGTTATGCCTGGGCATCATGGAGGTATCGTTATAAACCCTTTAACCCTGTTCTGGGAGAGACTTATGAGAGTCACAGAGAAGACAGAGGCTTCCACTACATCAGTGAGCAG GTCAGTCATCACCCACCCGTCTCAGCTTGCCATGCAGAGTCTGAAAACTTCACTTTCTGGCAAG ATCAGAGATGGAAGAACAAGTTTTGGGGGAAATCAGTGGAGATAATCTCTTCTGGACTGGTCAATGTCACTCTGCCCAA GTACGGGGATCATTATGAGTGGAACAAGGCGGTCACATGTATCCATAACGTGCTGAGTCAGCAGCGCTGGTTGGAACACTACGGCGAGGTGGTGATCAGAAACACAGAGAGTGACGTGTGCACCTGCAAGATTACCTTTGTCAAG TCTCGGTATTGGAGCTCAGACAACACTAAGAACGAGGTCCAGGGTGTGGTTCTGGACCGGGCTGGGGAGGTGGTCCATCGTTTTGGAGGTCTTTGGCATGAGGGCATCTTCTGTGACACACTGCCCACACCAAAGTGCATCTGGAAGCCCA ACGTGCAGCCTGAAGACCACTTCCAGTTCTATGGCTTCTCACGATACGCCAGAGAACTGAATGAACTAACTCCTCAGCTGAGAGCAGTTCTCCCTCCCACAGATACACgcttcagaccagaccagag ACTCCTGGAGGAGGGGAAGGTGGCAGAGGCCGATCTAAAGAAAGATGAAGTagaggagaagcagagggagaggaggaaggagatggCCAAGAGAGGTGAAGAGCACGTGCCCAGGTTCTTCAG TAAATCTGTGGATGCGGCTGGTCGAGAAGTGTGGCTGTACAATGGAACCTACTGGAAGCTTCGTAAAGACCCAAGCTTTGCCGCCACTGAAAACCTGGACCTGTGGTAG
- the LOC115424328 gene encoding oxysterol-binding protein-related protein 7-like isoform X2, with the protein MDPQVCPPPLSSSQSVLSVYDKSPASGFKPGHSRSSSTGSSKHSKQSRHWEVIDDLQHLDLSSLPGSSLDLSIPGICEGYLMKRRKYPLKGWHKRYFLLEKGILKYSKTQQDIQRGKLHGSLDVSLAVMSINKKSKRIDLDAGDNLYHLKAKSHDIFYIWLTKLCAHRVFRKNEAMSVHRGVLHALSLGQSTLPSMTSYAQTNRSIPPHYASSASVYQTETASPAPAAASNLGVNSKVSAWLRQTDDIDATSNEIARCQVELTELAQLIQRLHWLEGGLPITDTDLEMRISMQNLSLEKPKKKSVFGHSRTLSRVEAMGGMFTSSHLSATPSLGGSVSSIPAYVYSQLSNPQVTSPEAKKLHQEICTVSQRVHTSLKSIHDVLTLERERLRQAWTAPDLRQNTTQQLATLCSTLSELDIQSHLTKVHSLSSLSSDSSEGSFCTVRPDQRTPSLSRHHHRAPSVADSMAEYFDASEVIVCESSSEAEASDESGLSDITTTSNSEPEEGHATATLNYRTSLSSAPNTTNPVTPETGRRTSLPAPGTDNSHIGIMTILYNNIGKDLSRVSMPVALNEPLCLLQRVSEELEYSELLDIANCTDDPYERMVYVAAFSISGYAWASWRYRYKPFNPVLGETYESHREDRGFHYISEQVSHHPPVSACHAESENFTFWQDQRWKNKFWGKSVEIISSGLVNVTLPKYGDHYEWNKAVTCIHNVLSQQRWLEHYGEVVIRNTESDVCTCKITFVKSRYWSSDNTKNEVQGVVLDRAGEVVHRFGGLWHEGIFCDTLPTPKCIWKPNVQPEDHFQFYGFSRYARELNELTPQLRAVLPPTDTRFRPDQRLLEEGKVAEADLKKDEVEEKQRERRKEMAKRGEEHVPRFFSKSVDAAGREVWLYNGTYWKLRKDPSFAATENLDLW; encoded by the exons atggacccaCAAGTGTGCCCGCCCCCACTGAGCAGCAGCCAATCAGTGCTCAGCGTCTATGACAAATCCCCAGCAAGTGGCTTCAAACCTGGACACTCACGAAGCAGCAGCACCGGTTCATCCAAACACTCCAAACAA TCTCGTCACTGGGAGGTGATTGATGACCTGCAGCATCTGGATCTGAGTTCACTTCCTGGCTCCTCCCTGGACCTCAGCATCCCTGGGATCTGTGAGGGCTACTTAATGAAGAGGAGGAAGTACCCGCTCAAAGGCTGGCACAAG AGATACTTTCTGCTGGAGAAGGGAATTCTGAAGTACTCAAAGACACAGCAAGAT ATTCAAAGAGGAAAGCTTCATGGCTCTCTGGACGTCAGCCTGGCTGTTATGTCCATCAACAAGAAGTCCAAGCGCATAGACCTGGACGCTGGGGATAACCTCTACCACCTGAAG GCAAAGAGCCATGATATCTTCTACATCTGGTTGACCAAGCTGTGTGCCCATCGTGTTTTCAGGAAAAATGAGGCAATGAGTGTCCATCGTGGTGTCCTTCATGCTCTGTCCTTGGGCCAGAGCACACTGCCAAGCATGACTAGTTACGCACAAACCAACAGATCCATT CCCCCCCACTATGCCAGCTCGGCGTCTGTATACCAAACAGAGACAGCGAGCCCCGCCCCAGCCGCCGCCTCCAACTTGGGGGTGAACAGCAAAGTGTCAGCCTGGCTCCGGCAGACCGATGACATCGACGCAACTTCAAATG AGATAGCCCGTTGTCAGGTGGAGCTGACTGAACTGGCCCAGCTCATCCAGCGCCTCCATTGGCTGGAGGGAGGCCTGCCCATCACCGACACAGATCTGGAGATGCGAATCAGCATGCAG AATCTGTCCCTGGAAAAACCAAAGAAGAAGTCAGTGTTTGGTCATTCCAGGACTCTGTCCCGTGTTGAAGCGATGGGTGGAATG TTCACCTCCAGTCACCTGAGTGCCACTCCCAGTCTGGGGGGGTCCGTTTCATCTATCCCAGCGTACGTCTATTCTCAGCTGTCCAACCCTCAGGTCACCTCACCGGAGGCAAAGAAGCTTCACCAGGAGATCTGCACTGTGTCCCAGAGGG TCCACACGTCTCTAAAGTCCATTCATGACGTGCTGACACTGGAAAGGGAGCGCCTTCGCCAGGCGTGGACGGCCCCTGACCTGAGGCAGAACACCACCCAGCAGCTGGCCACGCTGTGCAGCACCTTATCTGag CTTGACATACAGTCTCACCTGACCAAAGTCCACTCCCTTTCCTCCTTGTCCTCTGACTCTTCTGAGGGATCCTTCTGTACCGTCCGTCCGGATCAG AGGACACCATCTCTGAGCCGCCACCATCACCGTGCACCTTCAGTGGCCGACTCCATGGCGGAATATTTTGACGCTAGCGAGGTGATTGTATGTGAGAGTTCTTCAGAGGCTGAGGCGTCAGACGAGTCCGGCCTGAGTGACATCACAACCACCAGCAACTCTGAGCCTGAAGAAGGCCATG CCACAGCCACTCTGAACTACAGAACCAGTCTGAGCAGTGCTCCGAACACAACCAACCCAGTGACACCTGAGACTG GTCGCCGTACATCGCTCCCTGCTCCTGGAACAGACAACAGCCACATCGGCATCATGACCATCCTGTACAACAACATTGGAAAGGACCTGTCCAGAGTGTCCATGCCGGTGGCGCTCAATGAACCGCTGTGTTTACTGCAGAGAGTCAGTGAAGAGCTGGAGTACTCTGAGCTCCTGGACATCGCCAACTGCACTGATGACCCATATGAAAGAATG GTATATGTGGCTGCCTTTTCCATCTCTGGTTATGCCTGGGCATCATGGAGGTATCGTTATAAACCCTTTAACCCTGTTCTGGGAGAGACTTATGAGAGTCACAGAGAAGACAGAGGCTTCCACTACATCAGTGAGCAG GTCAGTCATCACCCACCCGTCTCAGCTTGCCATGCAGAGTCTGAAAACTTCACTTTCTGGCAAG ATCAGAGATGGAAGAACAAGTTTTGGGGGAAATCAGTGGAGATAATCTCTTCTGGACTGGTCAATGTCACTCTGCCCAA GTACGGGGATCATTATGAGTGGAACAAGGCGGTCACATGTATCCATAACGTGCTGAGTCAGCAGCGCTGGTTGGAACACTACGGCGAGGTGGTGATCAGAAACACAGAGAGTGACGTGTGCACCTGCAAGATTACCTTTGTCAAG TCTCGGTATTGGAGCTCAGACAACACTAAGAACGAGGTCCAGGGTGTGGTTCTGGACCGGGCTGGGGAGGTGGTCCATCGTTTTGGAGGTCTTTGGCATGAGGGCATCTTCTGTGACACACTGCCCACACCAAAGTGCATCTGGAAGCCCA ACGTGCAGCCTGAAGACCACTTCCAGTTCTATGGCTTCTCACGATACGCCAGAGAACTGAATGAACTAACTCCTCAGCTGAGAGCAGTTCTCCCTCCCACAGATACACgcttcagaccagaccagag ACTCCTGGAGGAGGGGAAGGTGGCAGAGGCCGATCTAAAGAAAGATGAAGTagaggagaagcagagggagaggaggaaggagatggCCAAGAGAGGTGAAGAGCACGTGCCCAGGTTCTTCAG TAAATCTGTGGATGCGGCTGGTCGAGAAGTGTGGCTGTACAATGGAACCTACTGGAAGCTTCGTAAAGACCCAAGCTTTGCCGCCACTGAAAACCTGGACCTGTGGTAG